The Euwallacea fornicatus isolate EFF26 chromosome 3, ASM4011564v1, whole genome shotgun sequence genome has a segment encoding these proteins:
- the TppII gene encoding tripeptidyl-peptidase 2 isoform X1 — translation MNSELPVEAEFPIGSLLPKKETGAISFLTKYPSYDGRGIVIAILDSGIDPGAPGLQKTSDGKVKIIERFDCSGCGDVNTSTIVKPEDGYIIGLTGRKLKIPNDWTNPSGSYRIGVKNAFDLYPDRLKDRVKAEYKKKKWDEGQRRLLSDLNRDLVKLENQQNSNNNENQKLAKEDCDAKLEIVNNLDKKFCDSGPVYDCILFNDGSKWTCCVNTDEDDDLSKCPLLGEYSITHEYLSLTNVDNLNFSFNVHDDGNVLELVGVCSSHGTHVAAIASAYFPDSPEQNGVAPGAQVISLTIGDGRLGSMETGTALIRAMIKIIELKQKMNIHVINMSYGEHAHWVDTGRIGELANEIVNKYGVIWVSSAGNNGPALGTISTPSDINDEPIISVGAYVSPEMMMAEYAMRQKLPGIYFTKFQNHLSISLFYAGAPYTWSSRGPTIDGGMGVHVCAPGGAITSVPNFTLRYSQLMNGTSMASPNCAGAICLLLSGAVHQKIPYSPYLIRKSLENTASFIEGIEILAQGAGLIQVDKAFDYLVTYYNIPERNVRFQLQCGSSNSKGIYLRTKMNTDKHTFKVSVDPRFLNEDDVPAEAKIQFNMKLVLTCSSDYVEFPKHLDLSNVARMFAIHIDTSATPEGLHTTFVNAYDSSCIAKGPVFKIPITVIQPKEVSHSKFTIKYTGIPFKPNTIKRHYYVVPSSATWALLKLNSNEDNGRFVIHTMQCLPRQHCKALETLKNVPVNSKTETCISFEVKEDIVLEVVIAKYWANTGDATLDYSIGFYGVKPNQPFINMHAADGIHTVEVKTLQGEEISAAISLKNSVQILKPAESKIAPLTARDIIPPGRQIYELVLTYTFSITKACEVTPNLALLSDMLYESEYESQLWLLFDSNKQLLGSGDAYPLKYTVKVEKGDYVVKLQVRHDKKDYLEKVTEAPLLLQQKLANPIPMDVYLSYSQALIGGKKAGVTHNSNPHTVVPLYIAPLLPDKFPIKSNNPAHYLSGTITYAKDEVGKKVDAYPVKYFLPDNSSPKKAGINGGTNSASDRTKLDEYNDNLRDLNTVWISKLDKEGGEKVFEELLKSHPNHFPIYSSYLQLIDPLDKKSLPNIKRKPVGIEDDLNKVLSICQKVLDDINEEAVLAYMSVKTDLRTDAAKHKTQMEQQRNVYLECLARKGVALCRLSLIESKEEEYQQDINDVWKSVLKFVDPSDAKVITSHVLYFAIWHSFLKRHYGRLLKYLLKLQEDKPTEELEKKIVEICQELKWTHIVDYLLRQLPSRFPTAYRPF, via the exons ATGAATAGCGAACTACCAGTCGAGGCAGAATTTCCAATAGGGAGCCTTCTACCCAAAAAGGAAACAGGTGCAATATCATTTTTAACCAAATACCCTTCTTACGATGGGAGAGGTATTGTTATTGCAATATTGGATTCAGGAATTGATCCTGGAGCACCTGGATTACAG AAAACCTCCGATGGTAAagtcaaaattattgaaagATTTGACTGTAGTGGGTGTGGGGATGTTAATACTAGTACCATTGTCAAGCCTGAAGATGGATATATAATAGGGCTTACTGGTAGGAAATTAAAG ATTCCAAATGATTGGACTAATCCGTCTGGATCGTATAGAATAGGTGTTAAAAATGCCTTTGATTTATATCCCGATAGATTAAAGGATAGGGTCAAGGccgaatataaaaaaaagaagtggGACGAAGGCCAAAGGAGATTACTTAGTGACCTGAATCGTGATTtagtaaaattagaaaatcaacagaatagtaataataatgaaaatcagAAACTTGCAAAAGAGGACTGTGACGCGAAATTAGAAATAGTCAACAATTTAGACAAGAAATTCTGTGATTCTGGGCCAGTTTATGACTGCATTCTTTTTAATGATGGGTCGAAGTGGACGTGTTGTGTCAACACCGATGAAGACGACGACTTATCTAAATGTCCACTGTTAGGAGAATATAGTATTACCCACGAATATCTATCATTAACCAACGTGGATAAtctaaattttagttttaatgttCATGACGATGGAAATGTTCTTGAATTAGTGGGAGTGTGTT CAAGTCATGGCACCCACGTAGCCGCAATTGCTTCTGCATATTTCCCCGATTCTCCTGAACAGAATGGTGTTGCACCTGGCGCTCAAGTCATTTCCCTTACAATTGGAGATGGACGATTGGGGTCCATGGAAACCGGTACAGCATTAATTAGGGCcatgataaaaattattgaacttaaacaaaaaatgaatattcatGTTATTAACATGAGCTATGGAGAGCATGCTCATTGGGTTGATACAGG GCGAATTGGAGAGTTAGCAAATGAAATTGTGAATAAGTATGGGGTAATTTGGGTGTCATCTGCCGGAAATAACGGCCCCGCATTGGGAACTATAAGTACCCCATCTGATATTAATGATGAACCGATTATCAGCGTCGGTGCGTATGTATCTCCTGAGATGATGATGGCTGAATATGCTATGAGGCAAAAATTACCAGGTATATATTTTACTAAGTTTCAGAATCATTTAAGTATATCTTTGTTCTATGCAGGTGCGCCATATACATGGTCTTCAAGAGGTCCTACAATAGATGGAGGTATGGGTGTTCATGTATGCGCTCCTGGAGGTGCAATAACATCAGTACCAAATTTTACTTTGCGCTATTCTCAACTTATGAACGGCACTTCAATGGCGTCTCCTAATTGTGCAGGCGCAATATGCCTCCTTCTTTCGGGAGCAGTGCATCAGAAAATCCCGTATTCACcatatttaattagaaaatcgTTAGAAAACACTGCCAGCTTTATAGAGGGAATAGAAATTTTGGCCCAAGGCGCTGGTTTGATTCAAGTAGATAAGGCGTTTGACTATTTGGTTACATACTATAATATTCCGGAACGAAATGTGCGGTTTCAGTTGCAATGTGGATCATCGAATTCTAAAGGGATTTATTTGAGAACTAAAATGAATACTGATAAGCATACATTTAAAGTGAGCGTGGACCCgcgttttttaaatgaagatgATGTTCCGGCTGAAGCTAAGATTCAATTCAATATGAAACTAGTTCTTACATGTTCTAGCGATTATGTTGAGTTCCCTAAGCATTTAGATTTGTCCAACGTTGCCAGAATGTTTGCCATTCATATAGACACTTCTGCCACACCTGAAGGATTACACACAACGTTCGTGAATGCTTATGACTCTAGCTGTATAGCGAAAGGTccggttttcaaaattccaatAACCGTAATTCAGCCCAAAGAGGTCTCGCATTCAAAATTCACTATTAAATATACCGGAATACCCTTTAAACCGAATACAATTAAACGGCATTACTACGTAGTACCGAGTTCGGCAACTTGGGCCCTGCTGAAGCTTAATTCAAATGAAGACAACGGTCGTTTTGTAATTCACACAATGCAATGTCTACCGAGGCAACACTGTAAAGCTTTAGAAACTCTAAAGAACGTTCCTGTAAATTCAAAGACTGAAACTTGCATTAGTTTTGAAGTTAAGGAGGATATTGTGTTGGAAGTGGTTATTGCTAAATACTGGGCCAATACAGGAGATGCCACCTTGGATTACAGTATTGGTTTTTATGGAGTGAAACCAAATCAACCTTTCATTAATATGCATGCTGCCGATGGTATTCATACTGTGGAGGTTAAAACTTTGCAAGGTGAAGAGATTTCGGCGGCCATTTCTTTGAAGAATTCTGTGCAGATTTTGAA GCCTGCTGAGAGCAAAATTGCCCCACTGACAGCTCGTGACATTATTCCCCCTGGCCGCCAAATCTATGAATTAGTATTAACGTATACCTTCAGTATTACAAAAGCGTGTGAGGTAACACCCAATTTGGCATTGCTTAGTGATATGCTCTATGAATCGGAATACGAGTCCCAACTTTGGCTTCTTTTTGACTCAAATAAACAGCTTTTGGGCAGCGGAGATGCTTATCCATTGaag TATACGGTAAAAGTTGAGAAGGGtgattatgtggtgaaattgCAAGTGAGGCATGACAAAAAGGATTATTTAGAGAAAGTAACTGAAGCTCCGTTGCtattacaacaaaaattaGCAAACCCGATACCAATGGATGTATATTTATCATATTCTCAAGCACTTATTGGCGGGAAAAAAGCGGGAGTAACACATAATTCTAACCCACATACCGTCGTTCCGTTATATATAGCTCCTTTGTTACCTGACAA atTTCCGATAAAATCTAATAACCCAGCACACTACTTATCGGGTACAATAACTTACGCAAAAGATGAAGTTGGCAAAAAAGTAGACGCGTATCCAGTAAAATACTTCTTGCCAGATAACAGTAGTCCAAAGAAAGCTGGTATAAATGGAGGTACTAACAGTGCTTCGGACAGAACGAAGTTAGATGAATATAACGATAACTTAAGAGATTTAAATACGGTTTGGATTTCGAAATTAG ATAAAGAGGGGGGTGAAAAAGTCTTCGAAGAGCTTTTAAAATCTCATCCTAATCACTTCCCCATTTATTCATCATATCTTCAGTTAATCGATCCCTTAGACAAGAAAAGTTTACCTAACATAAAAAGAAAGCCTGTCGGCATTGAGGACGACTTAAACAAAGTCTTGAGTATTTGCCAAAAAGTTTTGGACGATATAAATGAAGAAGCGGTTTTAGCTTACATGTCGGTCAAAACAGATTTACGAACTGACGCTGCTAAACACAAAAC ACAAATGGAGCAACAAAGAAATGTGTATTTGGAATGTTTAGCTAGGAAAGGAGTAGCGCTTTGCCGTCTAAGTTTGATAGAGTCTAAGGAAGAAGAGTATCAGCAAGATATAAATGATGTTTGGAAATCTGTTCTTAAATTTGTTGATCCGAGTGATGCTAAG GTGATAACTTCACACGTGctatattttgcaatttggcATTCCTTCCTAAAGCGTCATTACGGTCGATTGcttaaatatcttttgaagCTACAAGAAGACAAGCCGACAGAAGAACTGGAAAAAAAGATAGTTGAAATCTGCCAAGAGTTGAAGTGGACGCATATTGTTGACTATCTTTTGAGACAATTGCCGTCACGATTTCCTACGGCTTATAGaccattttaa
- the TppII gene encoding tripeptidyl-peptidase 2 isoform X2: MNSELPVEAEFPIGSLLPKKETGAISFLTKYPSYDGRGIVIAILDSGIDPGAPGLQKTSDGKVKIIERFDCSGCGDVNTSTIVKPEDGYIIGLTGRKLKIPNDWTNPSGSYRIGVKNAFDLYPDRLKDRVKAEYKKKKWDEGQRRLLSDLNRDLVKLENQQNSNNNENQKLAKEDCDAKLEIVNNLDKKFCDSGPVYDCILFNDGSKWTCCVNTDEDDDLSKCPLLGEYSITHEYLSLTNVDNLNFSFNVHDDGNVLELVGVCSSHGTHVAAIASAYFPDSPEQNGVAPGAQVISLTIGDGRLGSMETGTALIRAMIKIIELKQKMNIHVINMSYGEHAHWVDTGRIGELANEIVNKYGVIWVSSAGNNGPALGTISTPSDINDEPIISVGAYVSPEMMMAEYAMRQKLPGAPYTWSSRGPTIDGGMGVHVCAPGGAITSVPNFTLRYSQLMNGTSMASPNCAGAICLLLSGAVHQKIPYSPYLIRKSLENTASFIEGIEILAQGAGLIQVDKAFDYLVTYYNIPERNVRFQLQCGSSNSKGIYLRTKMNTDKHTFKVSVDPRFLNEDDVPAEAKIQFNMKLVLTCSSDYVEFPKHLDLSNVARMFAIHIDTSATPEGLHTTFVNAYDSSCIAKGPVFKIPITVIQPKEVSHSKFTIKYTGIPFKPNTIKRHYYVVPSSATWALLKLNSNEDNGRFVIHTMQCLPRQHCKALETLKNVPVNSKTETCISFEVKEDIVLEVVIAKYWANTGDATLDYSIGFYGVKPNQPFINMHAADGIHTVEVKTLQGEEISAAISLKNSVQILKPAESKIAPLTARDIIPPGRQIYELVLTYTFSITKACEVTPNLALLSDMLYESEYESQLWLLFDSNKQLLGSGDAYPLKYTVKVEKGDYVVKLQVRHDKKDYLEKVTEAPLLLQQKLANPIPMDVYLSYSQALIGGKKAGVTHNSNPHTVVPLYIAPLLPDKFPIKSNNPAHYLSGTITYAKDEVGKKVDAYPVKYFLPDNSSPKKAGINGGTNSASDRTKLDEYNDNLRDLNTVWISKLDKEGGEKVFEELLKSHPNHFPIYSSYLQLIDPLDKKSLPNIKRKPVGIEDDLNKVLSICQKVLDDINEEAVLAYMSVKTDLRTDAAKHKTQMEQQRNVYLECLARKGVALCRLSLIESKEEEYQQDINDVWKSVLKFVDPSDAKVITSHVLYFAIWHSFLKRHYGRLLKYLLKLQEDKPTEELEKKIVEICQELKWTHIVDYLLRQLPSRFPTAYRPF, translated from the exons ATGAATAGCGAACTACCAGTCGAGGCAGAATTTCCAATAGGGAGCCTTCTACCCAAAAAGGAAACAGGTGCAATATCATTTTTAACCAAATACCCTTCTTACGATGGGAGAGGTATTGTTATTGCAATATTGGATTCAGGAATTGATCCTGGAGCACCTGGATTACAG AAAACCTCCGATGGTAAagtcaaaattattgaaagATTTGACTGTAGTGGGTGTGGGGATGTTAATACTAGTACCATTGTCAAGCCTGAAGATGGATATATAATAGGGCTTACTGGTAGGAAATTAAAG ATTCCAAATGATTGGACTAATCCGTCTGGATCGTATAGAATAGGTGTTAAAAATGCCTTTGATTTATATCCCGATAGATTAAAGGATAGGGTCAAGGccgaatataaaaaaaagaagtggGACGAAGGCCAAAGGAGATTACTTAGTGACCTGAATCGTGATTtagtaaaattagaaaatcaacagaatagtaataataatgaaaatcagAAACTTGCAAAAGAGGACTGTGACGCGAAATTAGAAATAGTCAACAATTTAGACAAGAAATTCTGTGATTCTGGGCCAGTTTATGACTGCATTCTTTTTAATGATGGGTCGAAGTGGACGTGTTGTGTCAACACCGATGAAGACGACGACTTATCTAAATGTCCACTGTTAGGAGAATATAGTATTACCCACGAATATCTATCATTAACCAACGTGGATAAtctaaattttagttttaatgttCATGACGATGGAAATGTTCTTGAATTAGTGGGAGTGTGTT CAAGTCATGGCACCCACGTAGCCGCAATTGCTTCTGCATATTTCCCCGATTCTCCTGAACAGAATGGTGTTGCACCTGGCGCTCAAGTCATTTCCCTTACAATTGGAGATGGACGATTGGGGTCCATGGAAACCGGTACAGCATTAATTAGGGCcatgataaaaattattgaacttaaacaaaaaatgaatattcatGTTATTAACATGAGCTATGGAGAGCATGCTCATTGGGTTGATACAGG GCGAATTGGAGAGTTAGCAAATGAAATTGTGAATAAGTATGGGGTAATTTGGGTGTCATCTGCCGGAAATAACGGCCCCGCATTGGGAACTATAAGTACCCCATCTGATATTAATGATGAACCGATTATCAGCGTCGGTGCGTATGTATCTCCTGAGATGATGATGGCTGAATATGCTATGAGGCAAAAATTACCAG GTGCGCCATATACATGGTCTTCAAGAGGTCCTACAATAGATGGAGGTATGGGTGTTCATGTATGCGCTCCTGGAGGTGCAATAACATCAGTACCAAATTTTACTTTGCGCTATTCTCAACTTATGAACGGCACTTCAATGGCGTCTCCTAATTGTGCAGGCGCAATATGCCTCCTTCTTTCGGGAGCAGTGCATCAGAAAATCCCGTATTCACcatatttaattagaaaatcgTTAGAAAACACTGCCAGCTTTATAGAGGGAATAGAAATTTTGGCCCAAGGCGCTGGTTTGATTCAAGTAGATAAGGCGTTTGACTATTTGGTTACATACTATAATATTCCGGAACGAAATGTGCGGTTTCAGTTGCAATGTGGATCATCGAATTCTAAAGGGATTTATTTGAGAACTAAAATGAATACTGATAAGCATACATTTAAAGTGAGCGTGGACCCgcgttttttaaatgaagatgATGTTCCGGCTGAAGCTAAGATTCAATTCAATATGAAACTAGTTCTTACATGTTCTAGCGATTATGTTGAGTTCCCTAAGCATTTAGATTTGTCCAACGTTGCCAGAATGTTTGCCATTCATATAGACACTTCTGCCACACCTGAAGGATTACACACAACGTTCGTGAATGCTTATGACTCTAGCTGTATAGCGAAAGGTccggttttcaaaattccaatAACCGTAATTCAGCCCAAAGAGGTCTCGCATTCAAAATTCACTATTAAATATACCGGAATACCCTTTAAACCGAATACAATTAAACGGCATTACTACGTAGTACCGAGTTCGGCAACTTGGGCCCTGCTGAAGCTTAATTCAAATGAAGACAACGGTCGTTTTGTAATTCACACAATGCAATGTCTACCGAGGCAACACTGTAAAGCTTTAGAAACTCTAAAGAACGTTCCTGTAAATTCAAAGACTGAAACTTGCATTAGTTTTGAAGTTAAGGAGGATATTGTGTTGGAAGTGGTTATTGCTAAATACTGGGCCAATACAGGAGATGCCACCTTGGATTACAGTATTGGTTTTTATGGAGTGAAACCAAATCAACCTTTCATTAATATGCATGCTGCCGATGGTATTCATACTGTGGAGGTTAAAACTTTGCAAGGTGAAGAGATTTCGGCGGCCATTTCTTTGAAGAATTCTGTGCAGATTTTGAA GCCTGCTGAGAGCAAAATTGCCCCACTGACAGCTCGTGACATTATTCCCCCTGGCCGCCAAATCTATGAATTAGTATTAACGTATACCTTCAGTATTACAAAAGCGTGTGAGGTAACACCCAATTTGGCATTGCTTAGTGATATGCTCTATGAATCGGAATACGAGTCCCAACTTTGGCTTCTTTTTGACTCAAATAAACAGCTTTTGGGCAGCGGAGATGCTTATCCATTGaag TATACGGTAAAAGTTGAGAAGGGtgattatgtggtgaaattgCAAGTGAGGCATGACAAAAAGGATTATTTAGAGAAAGTAACTGAAGCTCCGTTGCtattacaacaaaaattaGCAAACCCGATACCAATGGATGTATATTTATCATATTCTCAAGCACTTATTGGCGGGAAAAAAGCGGGAGTAACACATAATTCTAACCCACATACCGTCGTTCCGTTATATATAGCTCCTTTGTTACCTGACAA atTTCCGATAAAATCTAATAACCCAGCACACTACTTATCGGGTACAATAACTTACGCAAAAGATGAAGTTGGCAAAAAAGTAGACGCGTATCCAGTAAAATACTTCTTGCCAGATAACAGTAGTCCAAAGAAAGCTGGTATAAATGGAGGTACTAACAGTGCTTCGGACAGAACGAAGTTAGATGAATATAACGATAACTTAAGAGATTTAAATACGGTTTGGATTTCGAAATTAG ATAAAGAGGGGGGTGAAAAAGTCTTCGAAGAGCTTTTAAAATCTCATCCTAATCACTTCCCCATTTATTCATCATATCTTCAGTTAATCGATCCCTTAGACAAGAAAAGTTTACCTAACATAAAAAGAAAGCCTGTCGGCATTGAGGACGACTTAAACAAAGTCTTGAGTATTTGCCAAAAAGTTTTGGACGATATAAATGAAGAAGCGGTTTTAGCTTACATGTCGGTCAAAACAGATTTACGAACTGACGCTGCTAAACACAAAAC ACAAATGGAGCAACAAAGAAATGTGTATTTGGAATGTTTAGCTAGGAAAGGAGTAGCGCTTTGCCGTCTAAGTTTGATAGAGTCTAAGGAAGAAGAGTATCAGCAAGATATAAATGATGTTTGGAAATCTGTTCTTAAATTTGTTGATCCGAGTGATGCTAAG GTGATAACTTCACACGTGctatattttgcaatttggcATTCCTTCCTAAAGCGTCATTACGGTCGATTGcttaaatatcttttgaagCTACAAGAAGACAAGCCGACAGAAGAACTGGAAAAAAAGATAGTTGAAATCTGCCAAGAGTTGAAGTGGACGCATATTGTTGACTATCTTTTGAGACAATTGCCGTCACGATTTCCTACGGCTTATAGaccattttaa